In Picosynechococcus sp. PCC 7002, the following are encoded in one genomic region:
- a CDS encoding GIY-YIG nuclease family protein, translating to MFTIAALQGTALPRINSNAPFHCSQLSMSLPKLAELDFLPYIDADGAIAPTLGGKIGLYGIFDGSQTLCYVGYSRDVSKSLQQHLIRCPEQCHWVKIFQCDRPSRTLLEEMRAAWLTENGTIPPGNGEAESLWTQPIDIKEDLPPAAREALQQSTELDMVKHLKNYARQREATIKEYLIGRGLKIDLRFQPKLKEQGLLDLK from the coding sequence ATGTTTACGATCGCCGCTCTCCAGGGGACGGCCTTACCTAGGATCAATAGTAATGCCCCTTTCCATTGTTCCCAATTGTCTATGTCTTTGCCCAAACTCGCTGAGTTAGACTTTTTGCCCTACATCGATGCTGATGGGGCGATCGCCCCGACCCTGGGGGGCAAGATTGGCCTCTATGGGATCTTCGATGGGAGCCAGACCCTCTGCTATGTTGGTTATTCCCGTGATGTGTCCAAAAGCTTACAACAGCACCTTATTCGTTGTCCGGAACAATGCCATTGGGTGAAAATTTTCCAGTGCGATCGCCCCAGCCGGACTCTCCTAGAGGAAATGCGGGCTGCTTGGTTAACAGAAAATGGCACCATCCCCCCCGGCAACGGCGAGGCAGAATCCCTCTGGACGCAACCCATCGACATTAAAGAAGATTTGCCCCCAGCAGCACGGGAAGCCCTCCAGCAGAGCACCGAATTAGATATGGTCAAACACCTGAAAAACTATGCTCGCCAACGGGAAGCAACTATCAAAGAATACCTAATCGGGCGGGGCCTCAAAATTGACCTCCGCTTTCAGCCGAAGCTCAAGGAACAGGGGCTCCTAGACCTGAAATAA